The Erigeron canadensis isolate Cc75 chromosome 4, C_canadensis_v1, whole genome shotgun sequence genome window below encodes:
- the LOC122597140 gene encoding uncharacterized protein LOC122597140 gives MGKSKRLCIVKTGGLEQQNTEVEPHTEEQQANVNEATDNVQSDSGPPKKVRRHTVKQAIWDLESDERIEVTFNELGQPVGDEGKEFTSFLGTLVKMSNHLSIEYLHWRTIPEDKKDDLWNLVKGRFIFVPAENDKVKDWVLSDMGIKFKSWKYELKKKWFDSSSTINGIVAAQNDPRVDKEQFKKLVTYWFKDKVQVESEMKRKIRGKFKEPHVIGTKSFARLIHDETKKTGVRPSRGKVYCLTRTRENGDIVNEVATEVVGKLKSLENGSTSSTKGVDLNWKNDDLAKVKGPEKGGRVRCLGKVVIAKDKGSCLSQDPQIPVLKARINELEDKMKEMDESKERQDAEMKELKDRQEVMIQFMALIKDQLPNSDLANIFKGLNTQVASDSSSVYNHSSTENPTSSRASHNSS, from the exons ATGGGTAAAAGTAAAAGGTTGTGTATAGTCAAAACTGGTGGGCTTGAACAACAAAACACTGAAGTGGAGCCTCATACTGAAGAACAACAAGCAAATGTAAATGAAGCTACTGACAATGTACAATCTGATTCAGGCCCACCAAAAAAGGTTCGGCGTCATACTGTAAAACAAGCAATTTGGGATTTAGAAAGTGATGAGCGGATTGAGGTTACTTTTAACGAGTTAGGACAGCCAGTTGGGGATGAGGGAAAAGAGTTCACTAGTTTTTTGGGGACATTAGTGAAGATGTCGAATCACCTCTCAATAGAATATCTACATTGGAGGACAATACCTGAAGATAAAAAAGATGACTTGTGGAACCTCGTGAAG GGCCGATTTATTTTTGTACCCGCTGAAAATGATAAAGTTAAGGACTGGGTGTTGTCTGATATGGGAATAAAATTCAAGTCATGGAAATATGAGTTAAAAAAGAAGTGGTTTGATTCAAGCTCAACGATAAATGGTATTGTAGCTGCCCAAAATGATCCGAGGGTTGATAAAGAACAATTTAAGAAGCTAGTGACTTATTGGTTTAAAGACAAAGTTCAG GTGGAAAGTGAGATGAAGAGAAAGATTCGTGGCAAGTTTAAAGAGCCTCATGTGATCGGAACCAAATCTTTTGCTAGGTTGATTCATGATGAG ACAAAAAAGACTGGTGTTCGACCATCACGGGGGAAAGTGTATTGTCTAACCCGTACACGTGAAAATGGAGATATCGTGAATGAGGTGGCAACAGAAGTTGTG GGTAAATTGAAAAGTTTAGAGAATGGGTCTACTAGTTCTACTAAAGGAGTGGATCTTAATTGGAAAAATGATGACTTGGCAAAGGTCAAAGGACCAGAGAAAGGAGGTCGTGTTCGATGCTTGGGAAAAGTTGTAATAGCAAAAGATAAAGGATCTTGTTTGTCACAAGATCCTCAAATACCCGTATTGAAGGCTCGTATCAATGAGCTTGAAGACAAAATGAAAGAAATGGATGAATCGAAAGAAAGACAAGATGCTGAAATGAAGGAATTAAAAGATAGACAGGAAGTTATGATCCAATTTATGGCTCTTATTAAAGACCAATTACCTAATTCAGATCTTGCTAACATTTTTAAAGGTCTAAACACACAG GTTGCTAGTGATTCGTCTAGCGTGTATAATCATTCTTCTACAGAAAACCCAACATCTTCTCGTGCAAGTCATAACAG TTCTTGA
- the LOC122596455 gene encoding mechanosensitive ion channel protein 10-like produces MKLDSDPKNEVKVDISGPDQDSGLRSSSEKVAAAAKTANSPSELMLETPTAASPSATLRTPLLASPADANDENGRDPKQKRPAKKITLFTIMVIVCCCLVMVIFIISATMNKLDYKVENVEIWKWCCLGLPVFLGLVFPNWLMNIILEKLPLHGKINDDKIRVPFLKLVRSVVNSYKVLIWLSLTAIIWWYLIGPSETEPNDATKTLRLILKAIISAIYVAFAWVLRSVALKFLYDFLYIKRFLKRIQENRFHQYILETLSGRELSSEVVVHSSSFVSSSVSNVVQTPQQIKCRMIETAWQIGFYTLPSTLDQSKDLMNLDEQNNRIITTERKAKAAGDLIFRNVAKPGNRYVEEEDLLRFMKKEELDVVLPLIGGKDESGRIDEKPFLNWVVSMYTKIEFQEHSLDDMLEAMETLIIFVNVLLVAVLIILWVILMDITTTEVLLFMSSQFLLAIFTFGNSAKSTFEAMIFVFLKHPFDIGDRCVIDGVQVVVEKVSILTTAVFRIYDNEKIYYPNSILATKCISNLDRSSEMKDIVKFDLDVPASDEKVSAIKAKIKMYINSNAHLWQPNHSVRVTESEGVTESEDVKVKMRLYVTHTTNFLDYEEISDKRSNLVQELTNIFHHLGIKYHIYPPTTSD; encoded by the exons ATGAAGTTGGATAGTGATCCAAAAAATGAAGTCAAAGTAGATATATCTGGTCCTGACCAAGATTCAGGTCTCAGATCATCAAGTGAAAAAGTAGCAGCAGCAGCGAAGACTGCTAATTCTCCTTCTGAATTAATGCTAGAAACTCCAACAGCAGCCTCTCCTTCTGCTACACTTAGAACACCGTTATTGGCATCACCAGCGGACGCAAACGATGAGAATGGTCGTGATCCTAAACAAAAAAGACCAGCTAAGAAAATAACGCTATTTACTATCATGGTCATTGTCTGTTGCTGTTTGGTTATGGTGATTTTCATTATAAGCGCAACGATGAATAAACTAGACTATAAAGTTGAGAATGTAGAAATATGGAAGTGGTGTTGTTTGGGATTGCCAGTTTTCTTAGGTCTTGTATTTCCGAATTGGTTGATGAATATCATATTGGAAAAGCTTCCCTTACATGGAAAGATCAACGATGACAAAATCAGGGTTCCATTTCTTAAGTTGGTTCGCAGCGTGGTAAATAGTTATAAGGTTTTGATCTGGTTATCTTTAACTGCAATTATATGGTGGTACTTGATCGGTCCTAGTGAAACAGAACCAAATGACGCAACCAAGACTCTAAGACTTATCTTAAAGGCGATTATCAGTGCAATCTATGTTGCTTTTGCATGGGTGCTCAGATCTGTAGCTCTAAAGTTTTTATATGATTTCTTATATATTAAAAGGTTCTTGAAAAGGATTCAAGAAAATCGCTTCCATCAATACATACTTGAAACCCTTTCAGGGAGGGAGCTTTCATCAGAAGTAGTAGTTCATAGTTCTAGTTTTGTAAGCAGCAGCGTATCAAACGTTGTGCAAACGCCCCAGCAGATCAAATGTAGGATGATTGAAACCGCATGGCAGATTGGCTTTTATACACTTCCGAGTACACTTGATCAAAGTAAAGATTTGATGAATCTGGATGAGCAGAACAACAGAATTATCACCACTGAACGGAAAGCTAAAGCTGCCGGCGATCTTATATTTAGAAATGTAGCTAAACCTGGGAACAG GTACGTCGAAGAGGAAGATCTTTTGCGTTTTATGAAAAAAGAGGAGCTGGATGTGGTGCTTCCATTGATAGGAGGAAAAGATGAAAGTGGAAGGATTGATGAGAAGCCCTTTCTTAACTGGGTG GTAAGCATGTATACGAAGATTGAATTTCAGGAGCATTCTCTAGATGACATGCTCGAAGCCATGGAGACATTAATCATCTTTGTCAATGTGCTTTTGGTAGCAGTCCTCATAATCCTTTGGGTAATACTCATGGATATTACTACAACAGAAGTGTTGCTTTTCATGTCATCACAGTTCTTGCTTGCTATTTTCACATTTGGGAACTCTGCTAAGTCAACGTTTGAAGCGATGATATTCGTGTTTCTGAAACACCCATTTGACATCGGTGATCGTTGTGTCATTGATGGTGTCCAG GTTGTCGTAGAAAAAGTGAGTATTTTGACTACAGCCGTCTTCCGGATATATGACAACGAGAAGATTTATTATCCGAACTCAATATTAGCCACAAAATGCATCAGCAATTTAGATCGAAGTTCAGAAATGAAGGATATTGTGAAGTTTGATTTGGATGTTCCCGCTTCAGATGAGAAAGTTTCAGCTATAAAAGCCAAAATTAAAAT GTACATAAATAGTAACGCTCACTTATGGCAACCAAATCACAGTGTTCGGGTTACGGAGAGTGAAGGGGTTACGGAGAGTGAAGATGTGAAGGTGAAAATGAGACTGTATGTAACTCATACAACAAACTTTCTCGATTATGAAGAGATAAGCGATAAAAGATCAAACCTGGTGCAAGAGCTGACAAACATCTTCCATCATCTTGGAATAAAGTATCATATTTATCCCCCAACAACTTCTGATTAG